The following proteins are encoded in a genomic region of Pelodictyon phaeoclathratiforme BU-1:
- a CDS encoding IS1634 family transposase has product MHVDIIPNRNSRPAILLRESWRENDKVMKRTVANISNWPPEQVTALRRVLKNEPLVSPSEVFSIERSLPHGHVEALLEMIRLIGLDKMIAARRTRERDLVLAMIVERLIAPSSKLATTRLWHSTTLAQLLNVEDADEDELYAAMDWLLERQPVLEKRFASRHLGEGQHVFYDVSNSSYEGHCCPLARLGHDKQGRRGKPIITYGVLTDVKGRPIAVEVYPGNTGDPSTVADQVEKLKERFALQRVVLVGDRGTLTQTQIDILKTHPGIGWISALRSENIRKLAANNHLQLSLFDEKNLAEITSADFPDERLIACFNPLLCDERRRKRQELLDATENKLQKIVDEVHRRTKTPLSASEIGQKVGKVINGYKMAKHFELSIADGEFSFKRKAESIAQEAELDGIYVIRTSESRQNLSAEDTVRSYKNLAKVEQVFRTFKSIDLQVRPIYHYYAERVRAHIFLCLLVYYVEWHMRQALAPLLFDDEELAQDRKERDPIKPAVSSKSAKKKKSTKTNKEGFPVHSFRSLIMELGTRSRNRCRLKSAPGSPVISQDTEPTPLQTRAMELIRLYPVDGS; this is encoded by the coding sequence ATGCACGTTGATATTATTCCAAATAGAAACTCTCGTCCCGCCATCTTGCTCCGTGAGTCTTGGCGTGAGAACGACAAAGTCATGAAACGCACCGTGGCTAATATTTCGAACTGGCCTCCGGAACAGGTTACTGCGTTACGACGGGTTTTGAAAAATGAACCGCTGGTCTCACCCAGTGAGGTATTTTCAATTGAACGCTCATTGCCTCATGGTCATGTTGAAGCTCTTCTTGAGATGATTCGTCTTATCGGTCTTGACAAAATGATCGCTGCCCGACGGACTCGTGAGCGTGATCTCGTTTTGGCAATGATCGTCGAACGCCTGATTGCGCCATCTTCAAAATTGGCCACTACGAGGTTATGGCATAGCACAACTCTTGCGCAGTTACTCAATGTTGAGGATGCTGATGAAGATGAATTGTATGCAGCCATGGACTGGTTGCTGGAACGCCAACCTGTTCTTGAAAAGAGATTTGCAAGCCGTCACCTTGGTGAAGGTCAACACGTATTTTATGATGTGAGCAATAGCTCTTATGAGGGCCATTGTTGTCCCCTGGCACGTTTAGGCCACGATAAACAGGGTCGGCGAGGCAAGCCAATTATTACCTACGGAGTACTGACCGATGTCAAGGGGCGTCCCATAGCTGTTGAGGTTTATCCGGGTAACACTGGTGATCCCAGTACCGTAGCAGACCAAGTGGAGAAGCTGAAAGAGCGTTTTGCCTTGCAGCGAGTGGTTCTGGTTGGAGATCGTGGTACATTGACTCAGACACAGATTGATATCCTGAAAACTCATCCCGGGATTGGGTGGATTTCAGCGTTGCGAAGTGAAAACATTCGCAAACTTGCAGCAAATAATCATTTGCAGTTGTCATTGTTTGATGAAAAAAATCTGGCAGAAATAACTTCGGCAGATTTCCCCGATGAACGCCTGATCGCCTGCTTCAACCCCCTGCTCTGTGATGAACGGAGGCGCAAGCGCCAGGAGTTATTGGATGCAACAGAAAACAAGCTACAAAAAATTGTTGATGAGGTTCATCGTCGCACGAAAACCCCGCTGAGTGCATCGGAAATTGGTCAAAAGGTTGGCAAGGTGATCAATGGGTATAAAATGGCCAAACACTTTGAGCTATCGATTGCTGACGGAGAGTTTTCCTTCAAGAGGAAAGCTGAATCGATCGCACAAGAAGCGGAGTTGGATGGCATCTATGTTATTCGCACCAGCGAAAGCCGACAGAACCTGTCGGCAGAGGATACCGTAAGAAGCTATAAGAATTTAGCAAAAGTTGAACAGGTTTTCCGCACCTTCAAAAGTATTGACCTGCAGGTACGGCCCATATACCATTATTATGCCGAACGTGTTCGTGCCCATATCTTTCTGTGCTTGCTGGTTTATTATGTTGAGTGGCACATGCGTCAAGCACTTGCTCCTTTGCTCTTCGATGATGAAGAACTTGCTCAGGACAGGAAAGAGCGCGATCCGATCAAGCCTGCAGTCTCATCCAAATCGGCAAAAAAGAAAAAAAGTACAAAAACAAACAAAGAGGGATTCCCCGTTCACAGTTTTCGCTCGCTTATCATGGAACTGGGCACTCGCAGTCGAAACCGGTGCAGACTGAAATCTGCTCCAGGAAGCCCTGTG